From one Paenibacillus terrae HPL-003 genomic stretch:
- the hemY gene encoding protoporphyrinogen oxidase, translated as MKKSSKKVVILGGGISGLSAAFYVQKLAEEKQMEVEITLVEKSDRLGGKLHTIRHHDFMIEKGPDAFLARKTAMLELTMELGLEADLVPTNPKAKSASILHKGKLHTMPMGFILGIPTKLTPFIRTGLISPLGKARAALDLILPAKQGDMDESLGDFIKRRLGKEVLDQITEPLLSGIYAGDTYSLSLMSTFPQFKQMEQKHRSLIIGMAKGVGRKTGVSNQLPEIAKKSMFLSYRQGLSTIVERLKERLHTVHFEMGQGVAEVRKENGYQVILDHGQVIDADAVICAVPAFEAAKLFSSITSVSLLNKINYVSVANIALAYKNTELNLSFEGTGFLVPRKEGKRITACTWSSTKWSHTAPEGYTLLRAYIGHAGAQEWMQMTDDELVDTARKDLKDLMGLKAEPEFVEVSRCNQSMPQYPIGHKEHMAKVRHDLSQHFPNVFLCGAGYGGVGIPDCVAQGKDAAEQLISAL; from the coding sequence ATGAAAAAAAGTTCTAAAAAAGTCGTTATTCTCGGTGGAGGAATAAGTGGTTTAAGTGCTGCCTTTTATGTTCAGAAGTTGGCTGAGGAGAAGCAAATGGAGGTAGAGATTACACTGGTTGAGAAAAGCGACCGGCTAGGCGGAAAGCTGCACACCATTCGTCATCATGATTTTATGATCGAAAAAGGACCGGATGCTTTTCTGGCCAGAAAAACGGCTATGCTGGAGCTGACCATGGAATTGGGATTGGAAGCAGATCTGGTGCCGACAAACCCGAAGGCCAAATCTGCCTCTATTTTGCATAAGGGCAAGCTGCACACCATGCCGATGGGCTTTATTTTAGGCATTCCAACAAAGTTAACTCCCTTCATTCGGACGGGGTTGATCTCTCCACTGGGAAAAGCGCGCGCAGCCCTGGATTTAATCCTTCCCGCAAAGCAAGGTGATATGGACGAATCTCTGGGAGATTTTATCAAGCGGCGTCTTGGCAAAGAAGTTTTGGACCAGATTACAGAGCCTCTGCTATCTGGAATTTACGCAGGTGACACGTATTCTCTCAGCTTAATGTCAACCTTTCCTCAATTTAAGCAGATGGAGCAAAAGCATCGAAGTCTGATTATAGGCATGGCTAAAGGAGTGGGGCGAAAGACGGGTGTGTCTAACCAATTGCCGGAGATCGCCAAGAAAAGCATGTTTCTTTCCTATCGGCAAGGATTATCTACCATCGTGGAGCGGTTAAAGGAGAGGCTGCATACCGTACATTTTGAGATGGGACAGGGTGTGGCTGAAGTAAGAAAAGAGAACGGTTATCAGGTCATCCTGGATCATGGACAAGTCATAGATGCAGATGCGGTGATCTGCGCTGTTCCAGCCTTCGAGGCGGCTAAATTATTTTCCAGTATTACAAGTGTTAGCTTGCTCAATAAGATCAACTACGTTTCGGTAGCCAATATTGCGCTTGCTTATAAAAATACAGAGCTTAATCTTTCCTTTGAGGGAACTGGATTTTTGGTGCCGCGCAAGGAAGGTAAAAGGATTACAGCATGTACGTGGTCCTCGACAAAGTGGAGCCATACCGCTCCTGAAGGATATACGCTGTTACGGGCATATATCGGACATGCAGGGGCACAGGAATGGATGCAGATGACGGATGATGAGCTTGTGGATACCGCGCGTAAAGATTTGAAGGATTTAATGGGCTTGAAAGCGGAGCCGGAATTCGTCGAAGTTAGTCGGTGTAATCAATCGATGCCACAATATCCGATTGGTCACAAAGAGCACATGGCAAAGGTAAGACATGATTTGTCACAGCATTTTCCAAATGTATTTCTATGTGGTGCCGGTTATGGAGGCGTTGGAATTCCAGATTGTGTCGCTCAAGGGAAGGATGCTGCTGAACAGCTGATCTCAGCTTTGTAA
- a CDS encoding TIGR04053 family radical SAM/SPASM domain-containing protein, with protein sequence MISLETPRDYRENPFIVIWEVTRACALKCLHCRAEAQYKPDPRQLTLEEGKRLIDQIAEMNHPLVVFTGGDPLSRPDLFELAQYAIEEKKLSVSLTPSATPKVTRAAVEKAKQVGLSRWAFSLDGSCADIHDHFRGTVGSYATTMRGIGYLKEMNIPIQVNTTVSRYNLHDLEQIAEKVKEMQAVLWSLFFLVPTGRGMEKDMITPDEHEAVMKWLYQIQQQMPYGVKATEAPHYRRVVLQEKLRAGKNGATFEQKRADVLGRAPKGVNDGDGFVFISHIGEVYPSGFLPLACGNVRKDSLAHIYRHSPIMNNLRDKSLLKGKCGICEFNTVCGGSRARAYAVTGDYLESDPYCAYMPSGAEEGKLLL encoded by the coding sequence ATGATATCTTTGGAAACACCGCGAGATTATCGCGAAAATCCGTTTATCGTCATTTGGGAGGTAACGCGAGCTTGTGCTTTAAAATGCCTCCATTGTAGAGCGGAAGCCCAGTACAAGCCTGACCCTCGTCAGTTGACATTAGAAGAGGGCAAGCGACTGATCGATCAAATCGCCGAAATGAATCATCCGTTGGTGGTTTTCACAGGTGGAGATCCGTTATCGCGTCCTGATTTATTTGAGTTGGCTCAATATGCCATTGAAGAGAAAAAGCTGTCGGTTTCCCTGACTCCCAGTGCCACCCCAAAAGTGACACGAGCAGCGGTCGAAAAAGCCAAGCAAGTTGGCTTATCACGGTGGGCTTTTAGTCTGGATGGTTCATGTGCAGATATTCACGATCATTTTCGGGGGACTGTGGGCTCTTACGCTACGACCATGCGCGGAATCGGCTATTTGAAGGAAATGAACATTCCTATTCAAGTGAACACGACGGTGTCCCGGTACAATCTTCACGATCTGGAGCAGATTGCAGAGAAGGTAAAGGAAATGCAGGCGGTGCTATGGAGCTTGTTTTTCCTTGTTCCAACCGGGCGTGGTATGGAGAAGGATATGATTACTCCTGATGAGCATGAAGCAGTAATGAAGTGGTTGTATCAAATACAACAACAGATGCCCTATGGTGTAAAGGCTACAGAAGCACCTCATTATCGAAGGGTTGTACTGCAGGAAAAGCTCAGAGCAGGTAAGAACGGTGCAACGTTCGAACAAAAAAGGGCAGATGTTTTAGGACGTGCCCCTAAAGGCGTAAATGATGGAGATGGATTTGTTTTTATCAGCCATATTGGCGAGGTGTATCCGAGTGGTTTCCTGCCCCTTGCATGCGGAAATGTACGAAAGGATAGTCTGGCACATATTTATCGGCACTCTCCGATCATGAACAATCTTAGAGATAAGTCGCTGCTTAAAGGAAAATGTGGAATCTGCGAATTCAATACAGTCTGCGGAGGCTCCAGAGCAAGGGCTTATGCAGTAACAGGAGATTATTTAGAGAGTGACCCCTATTGTGCGTATATGCCTTCTGGGGCTGAGGAAGGAAAATTGCTTTTATGA
- a CDS encoding YwiC-like family protein produces MDDESINRSHKDNTHCEKRIKILKGISRYIPNQHGAWAMLILPFLFGLAASQGEFIHIPLFVCWFFIYLFSFPVLQWIKTGNRERYRKPVVVYGAILLPFLVSLVWVKPGLIWYGVLLLFFFVANMYYAKMKNERALLNDIAAIILFCSFIYPVIHIGEAGDWRISTELFLLLVAYFTGTALYVKTIIRERKNIRYYYASILYHLIIVLFAAWIKVFLVIPFLILLLRAIWLPKFELKAKQVGMVEIGFSLMLYVSVLFLYF; encoded by the coding sequence ATGGATGATGAATCGATTAACCGAAGCCATAAAGATAATACACATTGTGAAAAAAGGATCAAGATTTTGAAGGGGATTAGTAGATACATACCCAATCAGCATGGAGCTTGGGCCATGCTCATTCTTCCATTTTTATTCGGTTTAGCAGCTTCTCAAGGGGAATTCATTCATATACCTCTATTCGTGTGTTGGTTTTTTATCTATTTATTCAGTTTTCCTGTCCTTCAATGGATCAAAACAGGTAACCGTGAAAGATACCGTAAACCCGTTGTTGTATACGGAGCGATACTACTTCCCTTTTTAGTTTCACTGGTATGGGTAAAGCCTGGATTGATCTGGTATGGAGTTCTGCTGCTGTTCTTTTTTGTGGCTAATATGTACTATGCAAAAATGAAAAATGAACGTGCTTTGCTCAATGACATTGCTGCGATTATACTTTTTTGCTCTTTTATTTACCCTGTTATTCATATTGGTGAGGCGGGGGACTGGAGAATATCCACGGAGCTATTTTTGCTTTTGGTGGCTTACTTTACGGGAACTGCTCTTTATGTAAAAACGATCATCCGTGAAAGAAAAAATATACGCTACTATTATGCTTCTATCCTCTATCATCTGATCATTGTGCTGTTTGCTGCCTGGATAAAGGTATTTTTGGTTATTCCTTTTTTAATTTTATTATTACGAGCGATATGGCTTCCTAAATTCGAATTAAAGGCAAAACAAGTTGGCATGGTTGAAATTGGATTTTCATTGATGCTCTATGTATCTGTGTTGTTTTTATATTTCTAA
- a CDS encoding MetQ/NlpA family ABC transporter substrate-binding protein, whose product MLRALNILKEVGWITLKDNIDPLQTSVNDITSNPHHLQFVATDPAQGPRALEDVDFAAIQGNFAVSNGMKLTSALQLENMTDPFTNVVAVDSKNKDKPFVKDIIEGYHSAEFQKYIQSNPAYEGYKI is encoded by the coding sequence ATGCTACGTGCGCTGAATATTTTAAAAGAAGTGGGCTGGATTACGTTAAAGGATAATATTGACCCACTGCAAACATCGGTGAACGACATTACCTCTAATCCGCATCATTTGCAATTTGTGGCGACCGACCCTGCACAGGGCCCGCGCGCACTGGAGGATGTTGATTTTGCTGCTATTCAGGGGAACTTTGCCGTTTCGAATGGAATGAAGCTGACCTCGGCATTACAGCTTGAAAATATGACAGACCCGTTCACGAACGTGGTCGCTGTGGATAGCAAGAACAAGGACAAGCCATTCGTCAAAGACATCATTGAAGGTTATCATTCGGCTGAATTCCAAAAGTACATCCAATCGAATCCGGCTTATGAAGGCTATAAGATTTAA